CTCAGGGAGCATCATGCCCACGCCGCCCGAGAACCGTGAGCTCAGCCCGTACACCGGCTGGACCCGTGTCCACTGGGAGGCCGCGGCCGACCGGCTCCTCCTCGCCGTCCGCCCCCACGCCTCACCGCGCGGCGGCCTCATCGACCTCCCCGGCCCGCGCCCCAGCTGGTCCGGCGCCCGCTCCGACGGCCTGGAGGGCTGGGCCCGCACCTTCCTCCTCGCGGCGCTCCGCGTCGCGGGCGCCCAGGGGGAGGACCCCGCCGGCCATCTCGCCCGGTACGCCGAAGGCCTCGCGGCCGGCCCCGGGAGGCCCGGAGCCCCCGACCCCGACTCCTGGCCCCGCATGGCCGACACCCGCCAGGCGATCGTCGAATCCGCCTCGATCGCCCTCGGTCTCCGTCTCACCCGCCCCTGGCTCTGGGACCGCCTCGACGACCGCACCCGCCACCGGGTCGTCGACTGGCTCCGCCCCGCCCTCGGGCCGTCGCCCGTCGACAACAACTGGTGGCTCTTCGGCCTCACCGTCGCCGGCTTCCTCCAGGACGCCGGCATCGAGACCGACCACGCCGCCGCCACGATCGACCGCTCCCTCGCCCGCGTCGAGGAGTGGTACGTCGGCGACGGCTGGTACAGCGACGGCGACAACCGCGCCTTCGACCACTACAACGCCTGGGCGCTGCACTTCTACCCCGCCCTCCACGCCCACCTCGCCGGCGACCGGACGCTCCTCGACCGCTACGGCCCCCGCCTGCACCGCCACCTCGACGACTACGTCCACCTCTTCGACGCGAGCGGCGCCCCCCTCCCGTACGGGCGTTCCCTGATCTACCGCTTCGCCGCGGCCGCCGCCCCCTGGCTCGGCACCCTCACCGGGCACACCCCGCTCACCCCCGGAGCCACCCGCCGCCTCGCCTCCGGCACCCTGCGGTACTTCCTCGACCGCGGCGCCACCGACGAGCGCGGGCTGCTCACCCTCGGCTGGCACGGCCCGTACCCGCCGCTCGTCCAGGAGTACTCGGGTCCCGGCTCCCCCTACTGGGCGTCCAAGGGATTCCTCGGTCTCCTCCTGCCCGCGGGACACCCGGCCTGGACCGACCCCGAGGAGGCCCTGCCCGCCGAACGGACCGACACCGTCCGCCCCATCGCCCCGACCGGGCTGCTCGTCCAGACGACCGCCGCCGACGGACTCGTACGCCTCCACAACCACGGCAGCAACCACGTCCACAGCGCCGAGGAGGACG
Above is a genomic segment from Streptomyces sp. NBC_00094 containing:
- a CDS encoding DUF2264 domain-containing protein, translated to MPTPPENRELSPYTGWTRVHWEAAADRLLLAVRPHASPRGGLIDLPGPRPSWSGARSDGLEGWARTFLLAALRVAGAQGEDPAGHLARYAEGLAAGPGRPGAPDPDSWPRMADTRQAIVESASIALGLRLTRPWLWDRLDDRTRHRVVDWLRPALGPSPVDNNWWLFGLTVAGFLQDAGIETDHAAATIDRSLARVEEWYVGDGWYSDGDNRAFDHYNAWALHFYPALHAHLAGDRTLLDRYGPRLHRHLDDYVHLFDASGAPLPYGRSLIYRFAAAAAPWLGTLTGHTPLTPGATRRLASGTLRYFLDRGATDERGLLTLGWHGPYPPLVQEYSGPGSPYWASKGFLGLLLPAGHPAWTDPEEALPAERTDTVRPIAPTGLLVQTTAADGLVRLHNHGSNHVHSAEEDEDDPGYARHAYSTRTGPSAGPAPADNHFALLTEDGRASTRGPALPAGTGPDWAASLHTPHPGVRVLSATLAHGRAEVRAHLVLGAPEGTPVRQTGWATTPDGPHAELHPVHGYPEAATATELPTGETLQGPGSRTLALEGGTHGPKSLFVALASLTAEPAPAPAAGLAHVRVTGHTLHVTWGNGSTDGSVTRLDLAALAALVPNGQ